From the Paraflavitalea soli genome, the window ATCATTGCATCGTTTCAACGGTATCGGTTGCAGCCTGCCGCCTGCAGTTGCCTGGGTGCTGCCTTTCTGCGCTCCTTTGTGGTTAAACTGTGCTACTTCCTGTTTGATCACGCTGTCCTGTACCTGCTCCCAATGCTCCGGGTGTTTGCCCGATGGCCAGCCCGGTGTATCATTTTGTGCCCAACTCATATGGACACAACACAACAAGGTGATCAAAATGGTGGGGTTCCGCATGGGTTACAAATTTTCATATGGGGTGAAGATATTCCACCTTTACTGTTTTTCAAAGCAATTCTGCAACGGAAATATCAATAGCTCGCGGTAGTCCGAATTGGAATAATTGAGACGAATAGATCAAAGTTTCCTGCCTGGCCGGCACTCTCAGCGTCGGGCTATTTCGTACATTTGATTAGTTGTCATTTGAACACTTATAGTAACTTGTACGAAATACCCAGCCTGCATACCATGAATAAATTGATTGCCGTCCTTGGATTGACCATCGTATTTACAACCGCTACCCGACTTACTGCCTTATCACAGCAGGCCACCAATCCTATCATCCATGCAGATGTGCCGGACCTGTCCATCATCCGGGTGGGCAATACTTATTACATGAGCAGTACCACCATGCATATGAGCCCGGGTGTACCCATCATGAAATCGAAGGACCTGGTGAACTGGCAGCTGGTGAGTTATGCGTACGATATACTTGATAGTGTGGATGCCCTGAACCTCGACAATGGCAAGACCGCTTATGGCAGTGGTTCCTGGGCCAGCTGTCTGCGGTATCATAATGGCACTTATTATGTTTCCACATTTGCAGGTACTACTGGCAAAACGTATATCTATTCCACGAAAAATATTGAAAAAGGCCCCTGGAAAAAGATTGCTTTCAAACCCATGATGCATGATCACTCCCTCTTCTTCGACGACGATGGCAAAGTGTACATGATCTACGGCGCGGGCAAACTGATGATCGCCGAGCTTGCGGATGACCTCAGCGGCATTAAACCAGGTACCACGCCACAAGTGTTGATAGAAAATGCCAGCGCACCGGGAGGGCCTAATGTCGGCTTGCCCGCCGAGGGCTCTCAATTGTTCAAAGAGAACGGCAAGTACTATTTGTTCAACATCTGCTGGCCGCGTGGCGGTATGCGCACGGTCACCATTCATCGGGCCTCTACAATCACCGGGCCTTATGAAGGTCGGCTTGGCCTGCAGGATAAGGGTATAGCCCAGGGCGGGCTCATCAGTACCCCGAAGGGTGAATGGTTTGCCTACCTCTTCCGGGATTATGGTGCGGTGGGTCGCATCCCTTATTGGGTGCCGGTGAAATGGGAAGATGGCTGGCCGGTAATTGGCATCAACGGCAAAGTACCTGATACACTCAACTTGCCCGCCAGCAAGGGCCTGATACCCGGCATTGTAGCCTCTGATGAATTTACCCGTAAGAAGGGCGCCCCTGCCCTGCCGCTGGTATGGCAATGGAACCACAATCCGGACAATGCGCATTGGTCGCTCACTGCACACCCAGGATGGCTGCAGATCACTACGGGCCGCGTGGATACTTCTCTCCTGCTGACCAGGAATATGCTCACGCAAAGAACCTTTGGGCCTACAAGCGCCGGTACAACCGCTATTGATGTATCGAATATGAAAGATGGTGATTGCGCCGGGCTGGCGCTCCTGCAAAAAAAGTATGGCTGGGTGGGTGTGAAAATGGAAGGCGGTAAGAAATCCCTCGTCATGGTCAGTGGCGCAACAGGTACAGCAATAGAACTGGGTCGGGTGTCCCTGGATCAACAAATCGTTTACCTCAAAGCGGAATGTGATTTCCGCGAGCGGACTGATAAAGGACAGTTCTATTACAGTCTGGATGGCAAAATCTGGACGGCTATCGGAGGTATTTTGAAGATGGAATATACCTTGCCCCATTTTATGGGATATAGGTTTGGGTTGTTTAATTGGGCCACTGCTACTGCCGGCGGATGGGTGGAGTTTGATTGGTTTAGGGTGAGTGAAGGAATTATCCCAGCTAAATAGCCAAAGAAACCCACTACACGCTGTCGCGCCATACAGGCCAGCGCCTGTCAAGAAAAGCGGTAGAAAGAAAACAGGCGCAACAACGTGTAGCAGGTGAAATAAAGTGAAGACAGTTAAGGTCACACGTCAGCGGGAGGCGAGTAATGCAGTAACCGGTAGCAGAAGTAAGATATCAATAGCAGGAATAGAAAGATCAGCGGCATCATCCGCACCATCAGTGGATCACCTGATGCCGTATGGGCAATAATAGCCGAGATAAAAACAATAAAGAATCCCGCATAAGCCCACTCTTTCAACCACCCGTACACAGGTAACAACAACAGGGCTACGCCGAGAAGCTTAGCAATTGACAACTCGATCCTGAAATAATCGGGAAGCCCCAAGTGTAAAAAGGCCTGCTTCAGATCGGAATCGATGAAATAAACTATAGAAGAATAGACCATCATCAACGACACTAAGGCAGTCGTGGCCCAATATGAAATTTTCACATATCTCATACATCAATAATTTGGTTGTTAAACGAAGGGATTAACAGGGCAAAGTTGCTATTCAAACTCTACACACATTTTACGCCCGCGTTCAATTCTTTTGATCTTTTCGGTCAGCATACAACGCTATATGCTTAAGACGATTGTAAGGGTCGGGATGTTCAAATTGCCTGACGGCCGGGATTGGTGATAAATTTTCCTGTTATGCGTAAAGGATGGAGGGTAGTTTTGTTAATAGTAAATATAATTTCGCAACCTTTGCTCTATGAAGACCCGGTTATCTGCTACGTCCAATGGTAAGCTTTTTCCCCTCCTCTTCGTAGGAGTAATACTTCTTATTCAAATCTTTACCATACATCGTTGGACTGATCTTATCTGGACAGGCATCCTGGCAGGTATTCTTATTCTTATAGGCTATCGAAGTTCAATAGTCGTAAGCTACGATGAACAATACTTATATGTAGACCGATTTAGATGGGACGAGGAAAAAATTTCCTATACAGCTATTGTCAGCATTGCACGGTATCTGGACATTACTGAAGAGGACAGCCCGGACGATGGGGCCTATAATAATGACATGGAATACGAAATAACCTATATAGACCACGCAGGAGTAGAACGCAGTCGCCATTTTCAGGTTGCTGAACAGAATATAGAATTGTGGAATAAGGTGAAGGCAACTATATTAAGGCATAACCCAAACGTAATCATTACTGAGTAAGATCACCATTATTATTAAATATGCAGCTTAGATATGCACTAGTAATATCAGCGTATAATTCTATTAAAGGCTCTTTTTTCCAGTAATGATGGCTTTAGCATCTTGCCAGGTATGCGTTTTACTCTGTCCGCTTAATCGCTTGGTTCTTCGTTCTTCAAAAAGTTTTATTTCTTCCTCACTAAATTCATATTCAAAATCGTCATCTCCTGTGTATTCTTTAGCTATAGCATACAATAGTTTAAGCAGTTTTTCATCACCTTTATCTACATACTGGTGTAGCTTCTGACGGATAATTGTTACTTCCATAACTAGGCTCATTTTCAACAAATTTAAACAATCCGACAATCCCCCTTTAATGCGCCGCCTCCGCCATACTCACCTTGTTTTTAGAACGCTTAACAAAGAAGATAACAATCGGTACACAAAGCAGGAACATCACACCCACATACAGGAATACATCCATGTATGACAGCACGGTAGATTGTACGCCAATGGTGCCGTCCAGCAATTTGTAAGCCGAACCTTCTGCTATATTCACCGGTTGCCCCTTGGCGATAAAAGAAGCCTTCAACTGCTCCACGCGCTGCTGCACATCGGGGTTATACATATCCAGCTTCGACACCAGGGTACTGCGGTGCACCATGTTCTGCCGGGAGATAAACGTAGAGATCATCGCCACCCCAAAAGAACCACCCAGCTGGCGCATCATACCGGAGAAAGCAGCCCCCTGCCCTATCTGTTGTCCTTTTAAGGTAGAGAGCGACATCACAGAAACAGGCACCGCCAGAAAACCAAGGCCCACACCACGGATCATCAGCACCCAAAAGAAGTTCTCACCACCAGTAGAAGGAGTAATGATATAATAACACCCCATACAAAAGATAAAGAAGATAATAAACCCACCAGTGATGAGTAACTTTTGTGAAACGCCCTTCTGGATCAGTTGTCCTATGATCGGCATCATAAAGGCAATCATCAGGGCGCTGGGCACCATCAGCATACCCGTCTGCTGGGCATTCCAGCCCAGGAGGGATTGTGTATAGACGGGTATCACGAAGGTTGAACCATATAAACCAAATCCCATGATGAAAGACAGGATAACCCCAATCCGCAGGTTGCTGTTCTTCAACACCCGCAGTTCAACAATGGGATATTTAAAGGTGAGCTCGCGCCAGATAAAGAAGAAGAAACCCAATACGGCCAACACAGCCAGCACCACAATGGTAGAATTGCTGAACCAGTCCTCTTCCTGCCCTTTCTCCAATATATATTGCAAACAACCAACGGCCAAAGCCAGCAGTCCAATACCCAGCCAATCCACTTCACTGGGCTTGCGCTTGTCGGCATACTTCGGACTTTTTACATACCGGATGGTAAGCAGGGTGGCCAGGATACCTACCGGGATATTGATGTAAAAGATATAGGGCCAGGCGTAGTGCTCGATAATATAACCACCCACCGGCGGACCGAGGGTTGGCCCCACGATCACGCCCAACATATAAATGGCCTGGGCCATGCCGCGTTTTTCTACCGGGAAGATCTCGGTAATGATGGTTTGGGAAGTCACCAGCAGGGCGCCGCCCCCCAATCCCTGTAAGAAACGGAAAAGGATGAGCTCATTGATGCTGGAGGCATTACCGCACAAAAAAGAAGATACAGTAAACAGGATGATGGAGGCAGCAAAATAATTGGTTCGTCCAAACTGCTGGGCCAGCCAGCTCGTCATGGGTACGATGATCACGTTGGCAATGGCATACGCAGTGATCACCCAGCTCACTTCATTGAGTGTAGCGCCCAGGGAGCCACGCATATCGCTGATCGCTACATTCACGATCGTGGTATCGATAATTTCCAGTAGTGCACAGACCACCGCCGTAATGGTGATGATCACCCGGCGGCTGCCATACTCTACCAGTGAATTTTGATCTTGCATCTTGTAATAGATTAATTATAGGTATCGAGGTGAATATCCACATCGACATTGAGGCCCGCCCGCAAGAGGTGGATCAGTGAATCGCTGGTATTCGTAAACTCGATACGCACCGGGAGACGTTGTACCACTTTCACAAAGTTGCCGCTGGCATTGTCCGGAGGCAATAAGGCAAATCGGGCGCCGGTAGCGGGAGAAGAAGATCCTACCTTGGCCTCAAACTCATGACCAGGAAAAGCATCTACGGCCACTACTACTTTTTGTCCTTCTCGGATCTTGCCTACCTGTGTTTCTTTAAAGTTGGCTACTACCCATACATCCTCACCCTGCACAATGCTGAACAAGGCAGCACCGGCATTCACGAATTGGCCGGCACGCACATTTACTTTGGATATCTTACCATCAGCAGCAGCTGTTACTACGGTATAAGAGAGGTTGAGCTGCGCAT encodes:
- a CDS encoding glycoside hydrolase family 43 protein — its product is MNKLIAVLGLTIVFTTATRLTALSQQATNPIIHADVPDLSIIRVGNTYYMSSTTMHMSPGVPIMKSKDLVNWQLVSYAYDILDSVDALNLDNGKTAYGSGSWASCLRYHNGTYYVSTFAGTTGKTYIYSTKNIEKGPWKKIAFKPMMHDHSLFFDDDGKVYMIYGAGKLMIAELADDLSGIKPGTTPQVLIENASAPGGPNVGLPAEGSQLFKENGKYYLFNICWPRGGMRTVTIHRASTITGPYEGRLGLQDKGIAQGGLISTPKGEWFAYLFRDYGAVGRIPYWVPVKWEDGWPVIGINGKVPDTLNLPASKGLIPGIVASDEFTRKKGAPALPLVWQWNHNPDNAHWSLTAHPGWLQITTGRVDTSLLLTRNMLTQRTFGPTSAGTTAIDVSNMKDGDCAGLALLQKKYGWVGVKMEGGKKSLVMVSGATGTAIELGRVSLDQQIVYLKAECDFRERTDKGQFYYSLDGKIWTAIGGILKMEYTLPHFMGYRFGLFNWATATAGGWVEFDWFRVSEGIIPAK
- a CDS encoding DoxX family protein; its protein translation is MRYVKISYWATTALVSLMMVYSSIVYFIDSDLKQAFLHLGLPDYFRIELSIAKLLGVALLLLPVYGWLKEWAYAGFFIVFISAIIAHTASGDPLMVRMMPLIFLFLLLISYFCYRLLHYSPPADV
- a CDS encoding DHA2 family efflux MFS transporter permease subunit, with the translated sequence MQDQNSLVEYGSRRVIITITAVVCALLEIIDTTIVNVAISDMRGSLGATLNEVSWVITAYAIANVIIVPMTSWLAQQFGRTNYFAASIILFTVSSFLCGNASSINELILFRFLQGLGGGALLVTSQTIITEIFPVEKRGMAQAIYMLGVIVGPTLGPPVGGYIIEHYAWPYIFYINIPVGILATLLTIRYVKSPKYADKRKPSEVDWLGIGLLALAVGCLQYILEKGQEEDWFSNSTIVVLAVLAVLGFFFFIWRELTFKYPIVELRVLKNSNLRIGVILSFIMGFGLYGSTFVIPVYTQSLLGWNAQQTGMLMVPSALMIAFMMPIIGQLIQKGVSQKLLITGGFIIFFIFCMGCYYIITPSTGGENFFWVLMIRGVGLGFLAVPVSVMSLSTLKGQQIGQGAAFSGMMRQLGGSFGVAMISTFISRQNMVHRSTLVSKLDMYNPDVQQRVEQLKASFIAKGQPVNIAEGSAYKLLDGTIGVQSTVLSYMDVFLYVGVMFLLCVPIVIFFVKRSKNKVSMAEAAH